The genomic interval TTTGAATGGCGGCGGCGAGATAAGGCTTCATAGGTCGAGTTAAATTAAATAAAGCAAAGTCTTCGCTTCTGTTTAATGTTGATCCTCAGTCGTCTTTAATACAGAAGTAATGGTATTGTAACTAACAGAGGGATCGGATAAGCGATGCGGATTGCGATCGCTGCCAAATATGCTGGAATAATGGAGAAAATCTGAAATCAAAACTATTGGTTTTACAGTAGTCTGTAAGTAAAGCTTTTCTGGGAGTTGTTTTTGCACTCTTCTATTTCCAGTTCTTTAGCTAATAGATTCGATGTTTTAGTAGTTGGGGCGGGTGCTGCTGGTCTCTATACAGCACTTTGTTTGCCAGAATCTCTACAAGTAGGTTTAATTTCTAAGGATAGTTTGCCTTTATCTGCTAGTGATTGGGCGCAGGGGGGTATTGCTGCTGTTGTCGATCCGAGTGATTCGTCGCAGTTGCATATTGATGATACGATGCACGCTGGGGCTGGTCTTTGTGAGTTGGAGGCGGTAAAGTTTTTGGTGGAACAAGCTCCTAGTTGTATTGATTCTTTGGTACAAATGGGGGTAGGTTTCGATCGCAAAGACGATCGTTTAGCTTTGACTCTAGAAGCTGCACATTCCCGTCCTCGCGTGCTTCATGCTGCTGATACTACGGGAAGGGCTGTTGTTAGCACTTTAACTGCTAAAGTTTTGGAACGCCAAAATATTCATGTGCTTTCCCCTGCTTTTGTTTTGGATCTTTGGATGTCAGAAAATGGGGATTGTCAGGGGGTAAGTTTAATTTACCAAGGTGAGTTACTTTGGGTAAGTGCTGGTGCGGTGGTGTTAGCAACTGGGGGTGGGGGACAGGTATTTTCCCAAACTACTAATCCGGCTGTGAGTACTGGTGATGGTGTAGCTTTAGCTTATCGTGCGGGTGCGATCGTTCGAGATTTGGAATTTTGCCAATTTCATCCTACAGCTTTAATGAAACCTGATGCGCCACATTTTTTAATTAGTGAAGCTGTACGCGGTGAAGGTGCTCATTTAGTAGATTCTCAAGGTTATCGTTTTGCTTTTGATTATCATCCAAAGGGTGAACTTGCTCCTAGAGATGTGGTAAGTCGATCGATTTTTCACCATTTAAAAAATACAGGGGAACCTCATGTTTGGCTAGATTTACGCCCGATTCCCCCAGAAAAAATTCGCTATCGTTTTCCGAATATTATTCAAGTTTGTCAACATTGGGGAATTGATGTATTCTCTGAACCAATTCCTGTTTCTCCTGCTGCTCATTATTGGATGGGGGGAATTTTAGTTGATTTAATGAATCAAACTTCAATTCCGGGATTATATGCGGTGGGGGAAACTGCGAGTACGGGTGTTCACGGCGCTAACCGTTTGGCAAGTAATTCTTTGCTAGAGTGTATTGTGTTTGGCGCACAGATGCGTAATTTGCAGCTTCGCCAGGAAGTAGAGGACAAGGGGACAAAGGGACAAGGGGACAAGGAGAAGATTTCCCTTCTGCCTTCTGCCTTCTGCCT from Phormidium ambiguum IAM M-71 carries:
- the nadB gene encoding L-aspartate oxidase, with the translated sequence MHSSISSSLANRFDVLVVGAGAAGLYTALCLPESLQVGLISKDSLPLSASDWAQGGIAAVVDPSDSSQLHIDDTMHAGAGLCELEAVKFLVEQAPSCIDSLVQMGVGFDRKDDRLALTLEAAHSRPRVLHAADTTGRAVVSTLTAKVLERQNIHVLSPAFVLDLWMSENGDCQGVSLIYQGELLWVSAGAVVLATGGGGQVFSQTTNPAVSTGDGVALAYRAGAIVRDLEFCQFHPTALMKPDAPHFLISEAVRGEGAHLVDSQGYRFAFDYHPKGELAPRDVVSRSIFHHLKNTGEPHVWLDLRPIPPEKIRYRFPNIIQVCQHWGIDVFSEPIPVSPAAHYWMGGILVDLMNQTSIPGLYAVGETASTGVHGANRLASNSLLECIVFGAQMRNLQLRQEVEDKGTKGQGDKEKISLLPSAFCLLPSSVELIREELPQLMWRCAGISRRGEELESAIAQVELWQKEFAILEFSQFFQNFQPPQSVLLNFPDIEAQIKLWGETRNLLDVAYLILRSAVFRTESRGGHYRADFPETSPEWQVHTLVKNNQWWKSSVLGSGD